Below is a genomic region from Rosa chinensis cultivar Old Blush chromosome 5, RchiOBHm-V2, whole genome shotgun sequence.
TCAGCTTTTGGTCACCTTTCGGTtgggctgcatgagatgttcATGGCGGCGCAGAAGCAGCCCGGGGTTGAGCGGCAGCTCAGGGACGAGATCAGCGGTCTCGAGAGGGAACTGGGGGACGCCAAGGAGAGGCTGGCGGATGTGGAGCGGCGCCTGACGAAGGCGGATTGCGACGCCGCGGATGCTCGCGGCAAGTTGGAAGTGGCAATCCGGCGGGACGTGGAACGGAACAACGACATCTCCAGGATGGAACAAGACATGtctctgctgcaggagcgggtgGCCGCTAAGGAGAAAAAGATTGATAtcctgcagcgggagtctgccgccaagcAAGCAGCGGTGACGAACCTGGAGGCTGAGGTAGCTCGCCTGCGGGACGAAGGGACCCGTGCCGCTGCCGCCGCTGTGGAGAAATTCAAacagtcggcggagtacaaaAAAGCGATGACTGAATCGGCGAAGGCCGGCGCCCTAGCCAACgtggagatgctgaagcagaggggcgccattgactttgcgaAGGCGTCCCAGCCACCTGTTCTGCCAGTCCAAAATGCTCCGCCGGTGCAAGCTGCGGTTCCTGTCCGGCCTGAAGGTGTTCGCTCGGGAAGCGGGGAAAGTGGTGCACAGCCAGCGGATGGTTCTCAGCAGACTCCTCTGcctacccagtcggaggtgtcccgtgctggTTTCCTGGCGGCACACACTCGGCAGGATGGCACCATAGAGACTCCAAGTCCTACCGCCAGAGGGTCTGACCAGACCAGCCGCGCGCAACCACAGCCGCCTGCGGAAGGTGGAGATGTTGAAGCCAACTTGAAGAGCTGAGCTCCTACAtgtgttgtttattttttatttttattttttttttgttggctgagtttcgacattttgaagtaatgaacaactttgggtggggagtctcagccctgaaatgaaatttcaaagtttgatgtttgtcatgatatgtttgtaccgctagagttttgacttagagatttttcttttgtcaagcaatgaaacattaaaggaattaaaattggtccaagtgcacaacgtagcggacgtggtccgctgacgattcctggcgttgccagttgccctcagtgctagacttggtaacaatggtttgaataattcctcgtttcattgatagctgactgatcagcgtttacaaaagaggggtagtacccgttgggtagcttcccttagctaaatattgaacaaaaatttagctaagtcaagatgcctttgggtagcggcatgactatttgtaataataccgaaggtgttcggtattccaagggtgggtcgttgtgacgccatccttgtcccttaagtagaaggtgcctgggctaacaacttccacaattttgtatggaccttcccaagttgggcgaagctttgttggcggtggaatgacttccttcattacccagtcccccagttggaggttccgggctttgactctggcgttgtagaagcGCGATAcctgctgcttgttttgcaggttgcataagtgggccttgtgtcgcttttcctccaggaggtccttgtccaggttgatgccgtcagtgttggtttctgggcggtagccctcgactctggcggtaggttgagtaacctcaataggcaggacagcctccgttccgaacatcatgcaaaaaggagtttcaccagttgcggaagttggggttgttctgatggcccatagaacttccgggagtttctccgcccatagaccctttgctttgtcgagttttttcttcagcagctttttgattatcttgtttactgcttcgacctgaccgttggtctgggggtgggcgacagatgcaaaactcatcttggtacccaagttggcggtgaaagagatgagctccttgttgttgaactgtgtgccgttgtctgtgattattgtgtgcgggacaccgtaacggcagtagatgttcttccagaggaagtgaattaccttggcggtagttattgccgttagcggctccgcctctatccacttgctgttgtagtcgatagcaactatgatgtatttgaactggcccttggcggttcgaaattttcccatcagatccaggccccaagttgagtgaatccatggagcgatgatgaccgatagtggttccgccggtgcatgtgggagatcagcaaattgttggcatttgtggcatgaTCTCGACATCTGGCGGGCATcatcgccgagagtaggccaaaaatagccttgccgcattgtgcgattggctaaggatctggcgcctgagtggtttccgcattctccgctatgaattgccgccagaacgacctttccctcctctggggttaggcagcagaggttgggatgggtgaatccctggcggtacagcttgccgttctggatgttgtagcgggttgccctccgcttgagttgtcgcgccttaactttgtcttccggcaatgtgccgttgcacttgtactcaatgacttcgtccatccagctggtattgacctcaatgttgaagatctctgccagggtttttgtgatacttggcttgtcaagacactccactcttgtgtccgctggactctgatgtggctgggcggttgccagtcttgccagtgaatcggccttggcgttcttttccctggggatttgtgtgatgttatgaaatttgaatttcttgaggagtgtcttaacgtaccccaagtatgccgctaactgttggtccttggcctggaagctgtcattgacctggttaacgaccaactgggaatcactgaagatgttgacactgtcagcccctgaatcgatggcgaggagtaagccggcaatgagtgcttcgtactccgccataatgttggaggccttgaagttgaatttcaatgcgtattccacgttcagcCCCCCTAGTCCTGTCAgaatgactccggcgccgctggccttggcgctggcggagccgtccacatgcaggttccaatctgactgtaggggagctggctcctcagcggttaccatttccgtcccgggctcagcCTCCGTGCCGGGattgggctgacgctcggtgagctcagcgatgaagtccgctaccgcctggcccttcatggcggttcttggcttgtaatctatgtcaaattcactgagctcgatggcccacttgctgaggcgccctgaatgttcagggttctgcatcacctgtctcagcggttgattagttagcacatggattgtgtgtgcttgaaaatattggcggaggcgcctggcggcaacgatgagtgcgagagctagctgctccaagggtggatatcttgtttctgccccgttcatgcctctgccggcgtagaaaactgggagctcgtcctgtccctcccgccagacaatggcgcaactcaccgctgataccgataccgctaggtatatgaacagtgtctctccttgcacagggatagagagtagtgggactgccgctaggtaatccttcaagccctgaaacgccgtctgacattctgggttccagttgatgactttcttgtgagtcgttttgaggagtttgaaaaatggggcacacctgtcagtgagcctggagatgaatcgagaaagggcggttaacttgccttggaggcgctggacatgtaccttatactcaaggtccgccaggtcgagtatggcctgtaccttgtccgggttagcctcgattcctcgttcactgacgatataacccagaaatttgctggcggtgacgccaaagaagcatttttctgggttgaggcgcatgccataggctaggaggatggtaactatgatcttgaggtttgccacatgtccgctggcctttatactcttgaccaacatgtcgtccacgtagacttcgattatcttgcccaaatgttcagcgaacatagcattcatcagccgctgataagttgcaccggcgttcttcagaccgaaaggcataacattgtagcagtacaggcctttgtcggtggtgaaggtggtacactcctgatcgctgggatgcatcttgatctgattgtagccggagaaagcgtccatcatgctgaggagttcatgcccggctgttgcgtcaaccagctgatcaatgcgtggtagagggaaactgtcctttgggcacgccttgttgagatttttgaagtcgacacacatccgccacctgccgctaggcttcttgaccatgaccaggttggagatccactggggatagactacctggcggatgaatcccatgccctggagcttggcgacctcctctcctatggcgcggtatttgtcctcgtcaaaggcccttcgcttctgcttgataggatagaaggatggcttgatggttagcttgtgtgtgatgatttcaggagagatacctggcatgtctgcatatgaccatgcgaagacggcggcgttgtcccgtaggaattgagtgagttctgccgccacctctgggtctagctgagctcctatgcggactgtccgctctgggtgctcatcggagatgctgatgaccttcaacgatgtttccggattgaccggttccttcttcacatatttcttctcctcatccctaggatcctcgaagatatctggtggcggtgcctgatttcctaccgttaggatttcgtggcggcgggttgaccgcgcaatggtggttgagtagcactctcgtgccaattgctgacttcccttgacacagcccgtgccgttgggtgtggggaacttcatgagaagcatgtgtccggcgatgatgcatttgagcttgttgagtgccggccgtcctatgatggcgttatacgaactgaaacaatccacaattataaattcagtatgtacctccgccatacatggactggagccgatggttaaccgcatgtagtcagaacccagcggttgagtgatatcgccggagaagctaagcaatggctcatggtcttgtagtagtttcttgttccgcttaaggttgttgtaacaaccgctgaatatgacattgacagcagatccgctatccaccaggattcttcccactgaccatctgtcgagaatggcatcgatcagaaatgggtcgtcatggggtagatgtactccgcgctcctcctcctctgagaaggtgatgggctcccaaccagactttgggagtttggcggatctctcgtagtggatgttacagacttcctttgggtgattggcgcgtgcgtaacgctttcttgccctgtgagacatgttggtgattagagccccgccatcgatggtgttgatgcggcccagtggctcaatgttggcgatcacaggtggcggttggcgcaccttgaactgatccatcttgccgtcacggtacagggtctcaatggccgttttgagagcgttgcaactgttggtattgtgaccgctgtcctcgtggtatttgcaccacatgccggtgtttcttggcttgccctttttggggaatttcggtgagggtggcggtggtatctgatccttgcactgattgtaaatttcctcgtacgaggctgtgaggaccgtgaatactgcataccgctgagaggactccgtctgcttgctgcgattgtccccatgggatgggcggttgcccttgtagtggttgtctttctgcctcttgctttgataactgccatgttgccactccctcttcttgtcagctggcggtgcagtgggggctttgctggcggtctcctgatggctggaggagggttgagatgattttgttggtgttgctggtggcggtggggtttctccatatgtgataaactctgcctgggcatgaatgaccgcctcactcataaggtgatcatacgccgcatttggatgattgtagttgaggtgatagaggaatggtcccttgaggagtccctgcttgaaagccgccgaagccattgttttgtcgagatcgcagCACTGAGATGCCGCCacccgccatcttgtgacgaatgccttcaatgattcgtcctctccctgccggacgccaaacaactggctcgtgttgtgatgactggcggacaacaagatgaatcgagagaggaaagcatgagataacgcctggaatgagccgatggaccctggcggacactcgaaaaaccaactcattgcctcactatccagcgtttcgctgaacaagtggcacagggtggcgtcatcaaatcccttgttgttggtgaccttcttgaacgtgtctatgtggacgaagggatcggtcttaccgctatactgtgacatttttggggtctttgcaaacgctggtctgacggcttgcaaaattgtagcggtgaatggtcctggcctggacgcgaagagtgggtttggggctggcgccggggtgcctgcctccgccaggattagcctctgttctaactgctgcatcctctccaaaatttgggcggttgcgttgccagcggggcctgctcgggcgctccgcggaactgaccctcgccctggaatgggtagattgccctcagTCCTTGCTCTAGTCTTCAagcggtgggtgcgcagcgacgactccgcctcctgctccaacagttgggggacagggggtggtcccattcctgccagctcaggtgggtttagcggtacctgcatttgcacaatgggtcctataccagcggtaggccggctgtgtctggtgctgtgtgactgctcacttcgtgctgggttggcgtttgcgtccagcgcccgctttagctcgtcgaaacgtgtcatcagcgtggccacctgctcttGGGCCTCAGTcttttccttgcgttcctgctcgcgctctctgtttgctttgtggaggtccgccagcgccagctcatacaaggcggtgaggtcctgacctggagggcggctgctgcttggatttgtttcaccgccggggttgaccggggtgctgaatagtgcgcggttgatgcttaccgctgggtgggcgggttggggaacggcggactagTCTACCTGCTCctcgacatttcccccgctaccgttagtcatggtaattgtgatgggatgactttttgttcaaggtttcccacagacggcgccaatgttaatgctcaaaagtctggcggtagccaaaccttggtctaacgctggtccggcaggcggaccgctactctgccgatctgaggattactgctagctgccaaacacaagacagggcgttagagggagaccgcattgggcggtcttcaactctccgatgcctaagtcagtcaatgcatataggcagcataacaataatgagtagcaaatgcgtaattaatgaggagagaggagaggaccttttataggtgaggaagaggatgatcttctccttgttttcgatgtgggactgatgtgcttcagttcccagtttcagtagcttctgatgctaacttgacacggcgcgtggtggcgcgtcggcggtgctttggggttgatccggggctcaggcggtaacccggctagctgtctttacgccagtcactcatatggtgggcgttggtacccctggcggtacaatgagcgtggctcgttatagctaattatgcttgcaaatgcacatgtatgtacaggtACTATCATGGAGGTATAAGTGGACGACATGCTGGTAAAAAGTTTAACTCCGGAGGATCATGTAGCCAACTTGTCAATCGTCTTCACCATCATATTGCGCAACGGGATGCGGCTTAACCCACAGAAGTGCATCTTCGGGGTCGAGGCAGGAAAGTTTCTCGggtacatcattagccacaggggaattgaggccaatccaGAGAAAGTGCAGGCTATAATAGACATGGTATCCCTAACCTACCGGAACGATGCCCAATCTCTTATAGGCAAGGTGGCCGCCCTGtcaagattcatctccaggctgacggacaagtgtactcctttcttcaaaCTGCTAAAAACCCAACACGTCGAGGTGATAGCCTGGACAGCGGAGCACGAGGCTGCTTTCCTTGGCTTGAAGTCGTACTTGTCACAGGTACCTCTACTTTACAAACCTGTTCCCGGAGAAATGCTCTATGTATATCTGGCAGCATCGGCAACTGCTGTGAGCTCAGTCCTGATTAGGAAGGACTCCGATTGCGAGTACCCAGTGTACTACGAGGGGAAAGGTTACACTGGTGCAGAGTCCAAGTACCCGGACATTGAAAGGGTAGCACTGGCTCTCCTGGTATCAGCCCGGAAGCTCAGACATTACTTCCAAGCACATTCTATCACCgttttcactaatcacccattGAGGCAGGTTTTGCAGAAACCAGAGACATCGGGCAGgttaattaaatgggccatcgagcttGGGGAATTCGATATCAAGTACCAGCCCCGGACAGCTATCAAAGGCCAGGCAGCGGCCGATTTTATTTCTGAATCAATCCCTTCCCATGACCCAAACAAGGAACCACCTGAACCGCTAGCCTCGGATCCACCTCCGCCAAGCACTTGGCGATTATACGTGGACGGATCATCCAACAAGAAAACTAGCAGAGCCGGCATCCTACTAATTAGCCCGGACGAGCAAGTCTACGAGTACGCCCTCAAATTTGCCTTCAAAGCATCCAATAATACCGCAGAATACGAGGCACTCATAGTCGGACTGCAGATCGCCCGGGAACTAGGGGTCCAACACCTCcatatcttcagtgattcccagttggtcgtaaACCAGGTCAGCGGTAACTTCAAGGCAAAGGAGCCCCACATGTCCTCCTACCAGGCCTTGGCCCGGGCTTTAGTTCAGAGGTTCACCTCCTACGTTTTTACCCAAATACCAAGGGCAGAAAACGACAAGGCAGACGCCCTTGCTAAGCTTGCATCAACTTCTCCAAACCCTACCTACGGGACCACTAAAGTCGAAATACTCGCGGGACCTAGCACTTCCAAAACGGTGTCAGAAATATTTTCGGTGGATCACACAgcttcatggatggacccaattttgaaatacatgGTTGATGGCCTAGCACCGAATGATAAGGTCGAGGCCAGAAGACTGCAGCTAAGGTCAGCTCGATACACGATCATGAATGGCAAACTCTACAGAAGAGGACATTGCTTTCCCAACCTGAAGTGTGTGACACCGGAGGAAGGTCACAAAATAATGACGGACATTCACGCTGGTGTATGTGGTAACCATGCCGGAGCTCGATCTCTTGCACACAAGACCCTAAGGGCAGGATAtttctggccaaccatgtcggcccTGGCTCAAACTATATCCagttcttgccacaaatgccaaatgtACACAAATATCCCACGAGCACCGCCCATCGCCCTTTCCATCCTCCTTGCACCATGGCCGTTCTGTCAGTGGGGTTTGGACTTGATTGGTAAACTTCCCACAGCAGTGGGACAGTTCAAATACGCCATTGTTGCCgtggactaccaaacaaagtgggtagaGGCAGAACCTCTCGTCGCCATCACCACGGAAAAAGTCAAGAACTTCctatggaagaacatctactgtagGTTTGGAGTCCCGGATACCATAGTCACGGACAATGGTACCCAGTTCGACAATGATGAGTTGAGGGCTTACACACAGAACCTCGGCACTAAGATCCTCTATGcttccccggctcacccccagacaaacggtcaggtcgaagctgtcaacaagataatcaagaaaatactgaaaaaAAAGCTTGACGAAGCCAAGGGTCTTTGGGCCGCTAAACTCCCGGAAGTGTTGTGGGCTATCAGAACCACGGCAACGGAGGCCACGGGCGAGACccctttctgcatggcttttGGATCAGAAGCAGTACTccctattgaaacacaaatccagaGTCCCCGGATCGAATACTTCGATGCGGGTACCAACTCAGATGGCCTACACCTCGATACTGATTTACTCGAGGAACGAAGAGAAGTGGCACATATGCATAACTTGGCAAACAAGCGGAGGATAGCTCGTTACTACGATACCAAGGTACAGTCCCGGACATTAAaattgggggactgggtcatgaagcaaGTCTACCCAGAGCCCCGGGGACTGGATCCATCCTGGACAGAGCCTTACGAGATCAGTGAAGAAGTAGGTCCCGCAACCTTTTTTATCCGGGATATGAACGGGGTCATTTCCAGGCATCCATGGAATACCCAGCGCCTGCGGTACTATTACAAGTAGCTCCGGGAGcatcttgtcctagcttttgctttttggACATACAGCTATGGCAAGCTGCCCATCGGGTACTCATTCTGTATTTAACTACCGTGTAGTATTtcaatggaaaaatgaattattcagaccatttctaGCATTTTTTTTACCTACCCCGGACATTCCCGGACATAGCTATTGTCAGTTACTTTATTCCGGTAATAAGTGATGCAAACAAATGCTCAAAGGTACGAAAATCctagaaattttaattcctttctaATTCCTATTCAAATCGAGGATGTTCCCATTCACAAAAAGCCTGGACTACCAGACAAAATTAGACaatagttcaaaaaaaaaaaaatatatatatatatatatagtaacaATTTTTACAACCTATCGCCATCGGTACTCTGAGACCCACCGGCACCGGACTTGGCCGCCGCCTCCCGATCCTTCTTCCTTTTCTCCAAGAGACCCCGTCTGAATTTGGCTTCATCTAAGTACCCGGCCGCCAcccactccttaaacttcatGATGACAGCCTTATCTTGGGCAGCAGCCAGCATGGAGATAAGCTCATCCGAGGACTTGTACTCCTCCACGGCCTCGTGCCTCTCCGCGGGAAGGCGATCCTCCAGATGGTCTGCCTTCTCCTTCCATGAGACGGCAGACTCTGCAGCCTTTTTCTCGGAGTCCCGGGCGTTCTTTACCTCCTCCCGCGCCTCAGCAACCTCACCCTCAAGCTCCGCAATCCGCTGCTTAGAGGCGGCCATCTCAGCCCTCAATGAGTCCCGCTCCTTCTCCAGCTTAGCCTTCTCGCCATGAAGATACTTCACCTGCCCGGAGAGATTGCTAACCTCCTCCTTTAGGTGAGTATCTTCCTCGCTGGCGTCGATGGCGTACACATTGAAGAGTGCCTACAGATACACCGATTAAAACGTATAACAAAAAAGGTagagagaaaataaaacgaGACATACCCGCATCATTGATTCCCGGGCGAGACGGCGATTCTCCTGGGGAGTATTATCTTTGGCTCGAACCCGATCGAGGTCAATATCCTTCAGATCCCCAAGCATGGACCGCACAAACTTTTCATCGGCAACCCCGTATTCATTCAGCAGCTGCTTAATGGGCTTCTTGGGGATTACCGGGACGGCGGGAGATAACAGGCCAAGAGAGGGAGACGGCCCTGATCCCGGGTGATCTTTCTTCTGCCTCTTCGCACCAGTACCCTGGACATCCCGGCCAGTGTACGTCACCTCCTTATCGGTTCGATGTCGGTGCCTGTGGGATCTCTTCTTCTCACTGGGGAGTAACGCCTCATCACTCCCAGTGGAACGAGAGGAAATAGGCACTGAGGCCGGTACTTTTCCAATTCCGGTGTCATCTATCGTAATGACATCGGCCATGAAGGGCTGCACAGCGTGGGTCACAGGGGCGTCGGGGTCAGGCTCACCGTATCCCTCATCGGTGATCTCCAAAAGGGTCTCTTCAATAGACCGACTCGTGCCTTTCGACCCTAGGTCGACCTCGATGTGCAGAGCATCTTCTCCCTGGCCCATCAGCATGTCCATCAGTTGGGCATCATCCATCCTGTCCTCCTCCTTGCCTTTCCGAGGTTTCCTCTTCGGGGCTTTCACTGCAATCAGTTCAAAGATTAGTCGAAAGTAAAAAGGACGAGTGACACAAAAAAatatacacaaaaaaaaaactacatgtATAATGTAATAAGTCCCTTACCGGGGAGccaccctaaccctagcctatAAAGTATAGAGTGCCGGATGAACCTATAAgagctcctctctttctctgaccACACGGCATATACCCGGGCTATCCTCTTCCTTTCTACTTCGGATAGTGTATAGGACTGGTCCCCGATAGCTTGGAAGGTACCGGTCAGCTGccacttcttattttttatCTGCCACCGCCCACCAGCTAGGAACACTTTGTTCCTCCACCTTTTGCTCATCGAGGTAGGCATATCAGTAACTAGCGACTCGTAATCCCTAGCGGCAAAGGTCACCGTACCCGCACAAGACTTCTTCCTAGAGTACAGTACCCGGTGCACCGCGCAGAACTCATTTATGGAAGGCCACCCTTGctggcacaagtcccacatggccATCATACTGTACATTTGGCGAACGGCATTCGGGGTCAGCTGCCCCGGTGACAGGTTCAGCATCCGCAGCAGATACTGTAGGCACCGGGGCAGGGGTAGCGATAACCCTTGGTGGAGCTGATTCTCGTGCAGCGCCACCCACCCCGGGGCAGGATTCGCGGCCAATTCCCCATCCCTAAGAGGTCTAAGCTCCACTGCGTCCGGTATCCCCCACTTCAGTCGCATATCGATTATCTCCTTCATTGTCATGCTTCTCCCAGGTTCGTCGCATACGGTCCCGTCCGCAAGTGTGTACCTCGGCTTCGGAATGCCCTCGGGAATGGCCACTGTGACTACCGGGGCCTCCGCGGATCCACCCTTGCTCTCACCCTCGTCGGACTCCTCACTACTCTCCGAGAACACCCCAGTCAAGGACCCCGTGTTCTCCGCTAATTGGTCTACCCGGCCTAAGTACCGGTCGATATCCACTTCAGCTTGCCTGGCGGAAGACTGGTACGACGATCCCGTATCCCCACCCCTGGCttctgattccatcctaacTACGGTACCGGGGACCTCAAATCTTGCTATATTTGGAACCAGAAGCACAAGGGTTAGCctatccaaaacccagaaattcatcccaaaacccagaaattcaaaggaaaacccagaaattcatcccaaaacccagaaattcaaaggaaaacccagaaattcaacccaaaacccaaaacccacaaaatgaaacaaacccaaaaatctAAAACGAAAGGACAACGACACTAGCATTGTTCGTTTCTGTATCTAAGCAAACAAGagcaacacaaacacaaacacaaacagaaAACTGCCTTGGCAGTAACAGAGGCAGACCTAGCAAATAAACAGGTAAAATCCACaggcagagagagagatctaACCTTTTCTTCGGCAGACGATCGATCTCACTCCACAGGCACTCACAATTCTCTCTTGattctccctttctctttaCTGCAAACCTTCCAAATCTCTGGAGCTTCTTTTTTGCGAAAAGTGAGGGAAAACAGTCagtttccctc
It encodes:
- the LOC112203598 gene encoding uncharacterized protein LOC112203598 — protein: MLVKSLTPEDHVANLSIVFTIILRNGMRLNPQKCIFGVEAGKFLGYIISHRGIEANPEKVQAIIDMVSLTYRNDAQSLIGKVAALSRFISRLTDKCTPFFKLLKTQHVEVIAWTAEHEAAFLGLKSYLSQVPLLYKPVPGEMLYVYLAASATAVSSVLIRKDSDCEYPVYYEGKGYTGAESKYPDIERVALALLVSARKLRHYFQAHSITVFTNHPLRQVLQKPETSGRLIKWAIELGEFDIKYQPRTAIKGQAAADFISESIPSHDPNKEPPEPLASDPPPPSTWRLYVDGSSNKKTSRAGILLISPDEQVYEYALKFAFKASNNTAEYEALIVGLQIARELGVQHLHIFSDSQLVVNQVSGNFKAKEPHMSSYQALARALVQRFTSYVFTQIPRAENDKADALAKLASTSPNPTYGTTKVEILAGPSTSKTVSEIFSVDHTASWMDPILKYMVDGLAPNDKVEARRLQLRSARYTIMNGKLYRRGHCFPNLKCVTPEEGHKIMTDIHAGVCGNHAGARSLAHKTLRAGYFWPTMSALAQTISSSCHKCQMYTNIPRAPPIALSILLAPWPFCQWGLDLIGKLPTAVGQFKYAIVAVDYQTKWVEAEPLVAITTEKVKNFLWKNIYCRFGVPDTIVTDNGTQFDNDELRAYTQNLGTKILYASPSPRIEYFDAGTNSDGLHLDTDLLEERREVAHMHNLANKRRIARYYDTKVQSRTLKLGDWVMKQVYPEPRGLDPSWTEPYEISEEVGPATFFIRDMNGVISRHPWNTQRLRYYYK